Below is a genomic region from Syntrophales bacterium.
AACCTGGTTCGGGGACTTGCACCCCGTTAGTCCCGTGCCATGCCCGGCACACACGTCGCAAATCAGCCGCCGCTGTAAGCGGGCATTGTTCATTTGGTATAGTTATTGCCTCGGCACAGGCCGTCAGGCTTGAAGCAAGCTATACCAGATTAACAATGCCCGTTTTTCATATGTGAAAAGAATTCATGGTCAATTGCTTCTTTGTCCAAATAAACATGTCTAATTTGAGCAAAGCTTTTAAACCGATTAATCAACGCACCAGTATTTTTAGGGACCAGTGATTTATGTTTTTCCTTATCACTATAAAAGAAAGGTATAAATACGGCCAACTGATCCATTAAAACCTGTAAAAATACAATATAATACTCTGTTAATATAGAAGTCTCCAGTTCACCACTTTCTGTATCTTGATTGAAAGTTTCGTTCTCAAATGTAATTCCAAATTCTCGTCTCATCGACTGTAATATATTCGTTAGACGAAAAACATAATATTCGCCAAATGCCTTAGAATATCCTGACAGGCGTGTTAGTAAATATTCAATATCATAATCTGGAAAGTATTTTGATAAAGGTAGTTCGGAATAAGCTTGCATTAGCAGAAATAATGGCCGGTGCCTGCTTGTTTCTCCCATCATTTCTCCCTCCTATAATAAAGGTATTGGATTGCAGACAAGTTCAATTATTGGTTTTTAAGTGCCTACGGCGGAGCTAAGCGGCGGCACGAGCATGCAGGGCCGCAGAGCGGACCATGCATGCACAGCGCCGACCGCTTCAGCGATTTGTTGGCGCCGCGCGAGTCAGTGCGCAAGGCAATTTTATTATATGACTTTCCAATCAACACTCAGGTAAATGGTCATCGCGCCGACAAAGAGCTGAAAAGTGGTAGCTTAGCTCCGCCGTTGCCGACGCGCGCAGCGCGGCGGCAACAAGCAATATACGAAATTCGCATTTTTCTGCTGTTGTAATTATACTTATCACACCCTGCCGAAACTTCAAGGATTCATTTGAACAAGGCTTGCGGATTTTTCTTGTCAGTCTTATAATATCAACAAAAAAGGATTTCTTATATTATTGCTGATTTGGTAAGGAGATAGCTGGCAAGCCTGGTAGCCCTTCCGGTTCTTATCTGTGATCTCAGGCGTTTCTTCTTTGGGAAACCTGGTCTCAACAAACCTTCCCGGAAAATTTCTTGAAGTTATTTCAGGAAAGAGGAGGGGAAAGGGACAGGGTAAGATTTAAAGAAGCGATCAATTCACGGTCGGCATCCACCTCTGCCCCCTTTGTTACCAGATAGTCACCAATCATGAGACCGTTTACGCCCGTCTTTATGGCTGCAGCCTGCCGATTACCAAGAACTCTTACCCTCCCTCCGGCCAGTCTCAGGTTGGTGTGTGGCATGATGATGCGAAAAAGGGCAATAGTTAGGACGGCTTCATCCGGCGTAAGCAGTGGTTGTGCCGCAAGCGGTGTCCCGGGACGTGGATCGAGAAGATTGATGGGTACGGAATCCGGGCTTAGATTCTTTATCTCCAGGGCAAATTTAATCCGGTCATGGATAGACTCCCTCAGTCCCAATATCCCTCCCACACAGATCTCCAGCCCCGCCTCTTTCGCAGTCATAATAGTAGTTAGGCGTTCATTATAAGTCTGGGTAGTACAGATACGGGGATAAAAATCACGGCTCGCCTCCAGGTTATGGTGATAACGAACCAGACCGGCCTCTTTGAGTAGATGAGCATCGTCCCTGGTTATTTTGCCGAGGGAGGCGCAGGGGAGGAGATTTGTCTCGTCCTTTATGAGGCGGATGGTCTCACAGGCTATAAGCAGTTCCCTTTTCGCCAGGCTGGCCCCGCTTGTTACCAGGGAAAAACGATGAGCGCCGCTGGCCTCAGCCGCTCGTGCTGCCTCCAGGAGA
It encodes:
- the bioB gene encoding biotin synthase BioB: MEAKDLLRNLDALAADDGSQLLALATSGREAGLLVLAEEIQRQFHDPIIEFCAIVNAKSGNCPHNCSFCAQSGISKSPIAVYPFCQPEDLLEAARAAEASGAHRFSLVTSGASLAKRELLIACETIRLIKDETNLLPCASLGKITRDDAHLLKEAGLVRYHHNLEASRDFYPRICTTQTYNERLTTIMTAKEAGLEICVGGILGLRESIHDRIKFALEIKNLSPDSVPINLLDPRPGTPLAAQPLLTPDEAVLTIALFRIIMPHTNLRLAGGRVRVLGNRQAAAIKTGVNGLMIGDYLVTKGAEVDADRELIASLNLTLSLSPPLS